From the genome of Primulina huaijiensis isolate GDHJ02 chromosome 11, ASM1229523v2, whole genome shotgun sequence:
ttcacttttatttttttacaatcaCGGGCTCGATCTTTCCTTAGTCATACTCAATTTTACATGGAAAAGGGGACTTGACTAATTAATTATACGGTGCCCAggtttttgttaattatttttcttgcgGTAGCCCGGAAGGAACAATTCGAACCCACGAATCCGTCAACGAGATGAAGATACGTCTTGAGATCGTGGCATGTGGCAATGTTGATGCCACTCAAGTACGGCGAGTCACGGCTGCTCAGCCGCAGCTCGCAGCCAACATCGGCGTAGACCCATTGTCCTTCCACAAGCTTCTGAACCCATCCACCAAGACCCGCCGCAGCGTTGTTGACTTGAATATTGTCTGAAAACTGACTCTGTTCGTTATTTTCTATGACGAATCCTGGGACTTTGGTAATGAGATCATCGGAGTTTACAATGCGCAAGATTTTGGTGCCTTGCTTCTCCAGCTCACACCTGAAGCTCCAGTTCCCGACTCTCGGCCCCGCGAAGGAGATCACGGTGACAAGGGCCGAGTTTTCAAAAGTTTTTTTGATGTCGTAGGCGGCGACAGTAGCCAACGCTGCCCCGAGGGAGTGGCCGGTGATGGTGAAGCTCAACGGTTCATTCCCGTATTTTTCCAGGATTCGTGATATCTCTTGTTTCAGTAGAGTTTGTAAACTTGGCCGGTTTTCAAACGTGGAGGTGTATAAACTCAAAAATCCACTCTCCACCATCGGTACCTCCGAGTCAGAATCGGGATAACCGTCGGAATCAGAACCGTGGTCGGTGTTGTTGGAGAGGGGAGTTAGGGTCGCCCTCAGATTTTCTAGCCATTCGAGACAAGTCACCGTGCCCCGCAATGCAATGACCACGTCCCGTCTCCCCAGCCTGGTAATCTCTTTCTTGTTCTTGCAAACCGCCACATAACCGATCCAACTGGACTGCATGGTCATCCAGGATGGCATCCATCGGGGCAATCGAATCCCCGAATTAGCGGTCAGATTCCTACAAACTCTGTAACCCGTTTCCCTGAATCCCGACTCATTGAGCAGGTCTCTTTTAGGGTAACGACAAGTACCATAGAATGGAGATGAAACGTCCAGATTGCATGACTGGTAAGTGGCCTCGACGAAGTTCCCATAACGAATGATCTCGCGTCGCAAGTTTTCGTCAAGTGGGTCGAGCAGTCCTTCCCAATTCTTGATCCCCTGGTACTCCCTCCACCTCTTGCTAATCTTGGCTGGTTCCATCAAGGCCAAGTTCTTGGACCCATCAATGCTATCTAAGAAACCacattttaagtaatttttctgGCTTAAACTAATTTTCTTGGTGGGTCTCGTATCAGTGACAGTGGGGTGCTGAGTTGTGACATTCGATGAGGTGCATGGCCGTACGCATTTAATAGTCGAAATCCGCATGCCTGCCTTATTTTTGCGAGGAAGCTCAAAAATGGGGTGGGGCAGCGTAGTGGGGTGATGAGATAATATAATTCACTTAGTGTTTGAATTTGCAAGAAAATAGAGAGGTTGGAATTGGCCTTTTATAATGACAATAAAGGGTGCGTGGAATGAAAATATAGTAGGAACGCAAACTTAGGTTACTCAATTTCATTCAAATTTTGATTGACGCTGACATTTTACAGCTTTTCATATTGTTCatatatttatgattattatttctTAGACTGATACATGATTTGTTGTGTGCGTATACGTACATACttattttgtatttgaatattaatttgaaaactatgatatatatcaaataaagtttagttttctggtaagaaaatttcaaatatatatttcgttttaataataataaaattaaaatatactcAATATTAGTATCGTTTGaaatcatgaataaaatttatttctcaatttcaaatcatttcatatcaATATAACTTTGATGATTAAATAGGTAACTTGTTAGGCACATgcaatgtatatatatttatatacataacgtgcacaattaaattaaagttcaattcgttcaaataataataataataataataataataaaaaaaaagtaaatcaaGTGAAAAAGTAAATAATGaccaaaatattaaaagaaagtACTGAGTACAAGAAGCAAAATTATATCAGCACCTATAAAAAAAACCTTCTCAGAAGAGAGACATGGTTCGATTTTCAGCTcccaaaataaatatagattttatttattttaaaatttggtatatttttttatatatattccaatTTAATTATCAgtcatagtttttttttatttatcacttttcaaaaatatcatactaattttattatattctaACCAcaagcataatattttttttaaaaaaaaatctattatgTTGTGTAATATACATTGGACAGATTTTTACGCGAGTTTActtcataataaaattttattcttttgaacataataaataaaaaatatatttcaatacTATATGAAATTTACCCAAAATcgattttcttaaaaagtatcCAACCCAAACCAAATATGTCTCATATTCTGAAATTTTTCTAAGTaccaaaaagaaaatttttcattCTTTCTTAAACATGCGATTTCATTTGTAGGAATTGACTGTttgttattttatcaaaaattataattgatgGTAATGATataactcaaaatttttaaatcatataatagtTCAATCATCACGTATCGACTTTTTTCTCAAAAAGACAATTATTACACCAAAATTATCAAACTCTCAATAATTTCTCTCATGTAATTTATGGAAATCGAACATGTGGCGTTGAGTCGAATATCAATTATACGATCCAGTTTGTTATTTTGTCAAAAGTTATAACTGATGGAACAACTGTAatttaactattttaaattGTTCGGCGACCCAAATATCACGTGTCAATCACTTTTCTATCAGATACAATTATTAGAACTCAACCttaattttacaattttgtTCAAAGTGAAATTCCTCGTATAAACATGATTTTCTCACTGTTGTTCATAAATATACAATAGacaagtttttttttcattattattacaTGTAACTTCACTTTggttttatatctttcaaaactataatgtttttaattaactcatttatttaaaaaatttattatgcaTTTAATAAGTGCATTTATACTTATATCACAAATGATTATTCAATcttaaaatttaagaatatgATATTGATGATGCTGGGTTAAGTATGCATGAATGAGAGTAGTATTGAGATTAGTGATCTATTGGGAAGTTCTCATACGTCAAGCTGTTGATGTTGTGCCGCTTGAGTTAGTTGGCTAGGTGGACCGTAAACAAGTGACGATAGATCTTAACATGTAATATTGTCTTTGTTAGGGATATGACCGATGGAAAAGGGAAAGGGTAAGACCGATCTCTAAAGGATATGAGACATTATCAACAGATAGACACGCACCTCCCTGAACTCATGAAATTAACAACCCGACCTATTAACACTCAAGTAAGTGCAGTCTGTGCTGCCACAACTATGAGGAAATAAAGTTGTGCCTTGGATAACACCTATAACTTTTGGCCTAGTGCTAAGTTCTTGATCataacaattggtatcagagtcaaagCCACAGGTTCGGTTCCTATTCATTGCAAGGAGTACAATTATTGAGAGATAGATTGTTGAGTGTAATATATGTTTATGCTggaagagcgatcgaaccgtagTGCTTGAGCTATTgtgcgatttaaaagatttgtacGGTGAATAtgcatcatataaaaatatatcaaaattgaattttattcttatatatatttcgaatcctatattttttttgtcCTGCATTTTCGAAGTTACATTCAATTTTCATCCAACAAAcaccaaattaaaattttaaaaatattattgtgttaaaatgaacattttcaaaaattataaaggtggatgtgattttacGATCAAAATGAACCATATTACCTTAACCATGATTGTGAATAGCATGTTGTTGGGATTAGAAATTCTACcgtcttgattttgattataacaaaatttgttattatgTTTCTATCATATTTATTCAAATGTGAAGTTATTAACCCATGATGGAAGCTGAAATTCGAATTTAGACAAACTGAAAATCTGGTGAGCTTCAGTTTTTCGATGATATCTCACAGCTCGTTGACGAAAATGACCAACCACAAAATTGAATCAAGAGAAAACTCGATTTAgtacaagtcgtatttcacatAACTTGAGCTAATCGTATGTTATATAGGCAAACTAAAGGTGCAAAACCAAATTGATTGCAATGAAAATAGCAATAAGATGAGCATGAGCAGTTGTGTTATTTTGGTCAGCCTAATCAACTCAGTTATTCAAATAGAACAATTACACATGTGTTATGAAGCTAATATGAttatctacaaatcatattaacAAGTTGAGCAGATCTCAACGGTTTGGTTTAGCCTAACTGACGAGCTCTAAGTGTTCCGATCAATGAAGTAACTCTGGGACTGACGAAGCCAAATAGATGATCAGTCTAACTGACGAGCCTAACTATCAGCATACCTCAATTGAGGATGTAAAACAATAAACagaaaaaggaaataaaaatCAGGGGTtgtaaaaaaaagataatttaaGTCAGCGTAACACAAAAggatcaaaaaaaaaaaattaaaaagccATCCATTTAAAatgttataattaattttatctcTTTCTATAAACTGTTCTTGTACGCCCTCTAAAAATATGTGAccataatatatgtatataggaTGCAGAGTAAAGTTTAAAAAATAGTCAATGACGACAACTGACACCGAAGGCAACCTATTTTACTTCTGTATTCCAAAGACATCTCAATACCCATTAAAAATTACTTCTTTGGAGTCAATCATTATCTTTTCGATCTTTTATATGAAGGAGCATTGATCTGTTTGTacagtttaaaaatatttaaaaacttaCATATATTTGATCCTACGACGTTTGTAGTTATTTATGATCACTATAATCTTTCAaggattatttatatataacattttggaccattgaatatttgaaatctttgatttcGATTATTCTTATTGTTTATAATAAAACAATAGTtcaaatcttaaatttaaacattttttatttacacactaataataaaaaaatatgaatttcaaatgacatcatTTTTAGGTGAAATTGAAATACATCTttattaacatgaaatacttTATAAACATGTAAGGAATATATTTGAAGTTAATAGTTTTACTTCTCTAAACAACAAAAACACATTTGAAATCATCAATTCAAACACCAAGTTATAAAATTGCAATCACAAATATGATATGCACGAAAGCGTGCAAATGAGACTGGTTATACGTTGAggtaaaataataacaaaaattaaataaccgTTTAATGTAATTGATTACATATTTGTGTTTCATCTAATATTtgactcaaattttataaatgattaaatttataataattatattatttcaacGTATATTCGATTTATCATCCTTATATTATACATCTATCATCTAATGACACAAATCAAACAGTGGCAACGATCCTCTTGTTGAGGGAGTAGAATTTGTTATGTCTTCACTTGTTTAGTAAATGGAGTATATAGCACTTGCTAAATTATGTCTTCACTTGTATAGTAAATGGAGTATATAGTTCCACAACTATGCTTTaactaaattatttatgttttcatAATTGAAGATGACATGCAGGAACAAAATAATGAGCTTACTTAACAATCCATTGTTTGTCGTTAGGAGTGCTAAGTAAGCtcattgtgtgtgtgtgtgtgtgtgtgtgtgtgtgtgtgtgtgtgtgtgtgtgtgtatatatatatatatatatagttttgatatgttggaCACTGACtgtgcacacttatgtgagcactGATGAGATGACAATCAATAATATAAGGGgtaaaatagtaaatgaattataaatttgacTCGTTAACAACCCTACTACGAGCACATGCATGTTGCAAGTGCATAAGCGCCCCGGTGTTCTTTCTCAAGATTTCCAAATTAGGACTGTTTATTGCATAACGTAGAAGTTAAATGGTCACTTGGCACCGAAGGGAATATTGTAATGTTGAATTGTGTTTATAGGCACGAGGTTGGTTGGGATAAAACTAGGTTATATAACATGCCCTTTTGAAAGATTCTTAAATTACTTTACAAAAATGCACAAAGACAAAGCCGAAAATAATCCTCATCTTATGTGAAAAATCATCGCATTTGACTTAAATTctacaaagaaaaaaaagatgcaagattttcatcaaaaaatacAGAATGTCTTATTTTCGAGTATGAATTTTTCGGTCCCTTAATccacgaaaataataaaaacttgcAACTTAAATGATTCACACAAAATGCATGTCACATATCGTGCATGTGAGCATTTGTCACATTTGAGTAATCTGTTTCTTTTTCTAGTGTCGAGTCCGATGGATTTTCGTAACACTATGTTAAATGTTTCGTTAAAGCTTGTTCCATGCAAGCTGTAACCTTGAAACAAAACCCTAAGAATTAGGGTTCAGTTTTCCTTTCAATAATTCGATTTATGGTAGGTAGTTAAGGTTTTATGTGAATGttgtatttttttgttaatatattGAATTAGGTTTCTCGTGTTTTATAAAACGttttttgatataattatttttgagtaggtctctcgtgagacggtctcacgaatctttatctgtgagacgggtcaaccctaccgatattcacaataaaaagtaataatcttagcataaaaagtaataatttttcattgatgatccaaataagagatccgtcNataaaaaataataatttttcatggatgatccaaataagagatccgttttacaaaatacgacccgtgatatcgtctcacacaagtttttgccattatttttatgttttaacgagataatttttttttaaaatgaaattaatatcataagacgattatttttttatttatgatgattgagtaatattttttaagagaATGCGaagcttaaatttttttttttatgatgcatgGAAATCAATTCGTTCAATCGAGAGggttattaatttaattattaggacACTCACTgacattaaaaaaacaattgtgGTATTTTTGAAACCTTCATAACCAGTACATGCAATAAGAAAACTCAGATTTATAATAGAAAAGAAAATAtactcaataattatttttcctattttattattttttttatccacgTGCATGTTTCTCACAAATTACCAtaagtttaataaaaaaaaattattgtatgaTGAATAATTTAAGTCAATATAATACTGTTTTCTAGCTAGCCACGAGATTATATTCAAAATTGATTCCGGCCAAATGAGATAGTAAAACAAGCCATCTTTAAAGCAACGCAAACtagtttttataaaaatagaaataaaagaagaataACTATTTCACATGAATGTCATaagtattaaatttaaaatgtgttGGATGAAGTTTGAGAAGGAGATGATTCAAATTGTGATATTAAATTTTACATGTGTGATATATCTAGGAGCGTCGCCAGAAGATTTTAATCTGGTGGATAATATTTTTCGAACTGCATAACTAATGTATTCTTCCACCACATCCTAAAACATatatcacatattttattttatccttttcccatcaaacttttaaaatttacacAAAGCATCTCCCAACAAAACaacaattatgaaaatttttactaCATTTTTATCTCCAATTCATCCATTTTATTGAATCATAATAGTTTTaaagattcaatttttttgcTCACTGAAGCAAatctttttaataattttggaaattttGGTGATGGGAAGCTCCAAAGAATATGAGAAGAGATAAAAATACATATTGAGTTTTATAGTTGTAGCAAGATTTTGATTTCTAAGATCTTGAAGTTAAAGAATAATAAGAATTTTAAGTGATATAATCTTCATAAAACTCCGAGCCTTAGTTATCTTTCTAATTTTTCAACTGTTTCAACCTAATTAGTTACATGCACGAATTCAGTCTTAAATGTTGTGCAGAGTATTttaaaagtataaaatataatagGTTAGGAAATAATATAGTTAGATGGAATACGTTttttaagtgataaaaattgaagtcataaataataattatgttgTGATATTCTTagtgaattaaaatatattttgaaaaaaataagatGTAAATATccgttttattttcaaaaggagaaaaatatttacgaaaatgaAATCCAAATATAGCTAGCTTTCAATTATTTTCAGAAAGATATTAAGAAAAttcattttgatatatgaacaattaataaattatcatattattatgtaagatttgaagttttctgctttatcaaaagttatagctgataTTAATGATacaactataatattttaaattgtacaacAACTCAAACATGGACGGAGCTTCCCTTGGCCTGCCCACACTTGCACTGGTAAAGCTAGAAATTTGATAATACTCAGGGTACaaattttcttaacaaaatataaaataataaatatgtcaattaattttatagaaattagattttttgctcaaaatctttttttttaactccTTTCTTTTTCTACTTGAGATACATGGACTAAATACAAGTTAGAAAAGAGATCGGGTTTTAGCTCAGTGGTCTCACCTGTCAGATTAGCTGGCTTCCTCCTCGGGTTCGATCCCCCTCCCCAGCgtgtgttgtaataaaaaaatagtaaaaatcttaatgtaaaaaaaattaaaaatagaacCACCATGGTTATAGTTGACATATATGTGGCTCCGCCCTTGTCCTGAGCCCAGAAAAACAtagattttttaaatcaaatctcATATCCTTATACTGTCTctattaaattaatcaaatttataaaaatgctAAACTATCTTAGTAACAGTTAAATTATTGTATACTtcttaaaatatagttttattttattttttgaaggaaatatgtcatacatcattgtacaataaaaagaaattacttttaaataaataatcaaattggtaataataatatattttatattaagtcTACCAGTCGCGACTATAGAGAAAGAGTTTTCAATCAAATAGGTGATGAATGATAACTTCGTTGTCTACGGTTTATAACGAAACTATtgcacaaaattttcaaaatatgaagACTCCAAGAAATCAATTGTAGGATAATTATTTTATGGTGTTTAATGATTACTTGATcagaatatttatatttttttatttattaattatagtaTATTATTGCATACAATGAACAAAAGATCCTAGCTCTGTCCTGCTCAAACGTCATATGTTTCGTCTCCTAGTATGGATATTTATTGCACCCCAACAATTCTCATTACAATAATTGTATTCCT
Proteins encoded in this window:
- the LOC140989035 gene encoding phospholipase A(1) DAD1, chloroplastic-like; translation: MRISTIKCVRPCTSSNVTTQHPTVTDTRPTKKISLSQKNYLKCGFLDSIDGSKNLALMEPAKISKRWREYQGIKNWEGLLDPLDENLRREIIRYGNFVEATYQSCNLDVSSPFYGTCRYPKRDLLNESGFRETGYRVCRNLTANSGIRLPRWMPSWMTMQSSWIGYVAVCKNKKEITRLGRRDVVIALRGTVTCLEWLENLRATLTPLSNNTDHGSDSDGYPDSDSEVPMVESGFLSLYTSTFENRPSLQTLLKQEISRILEKYGNEPLSFTITGHSLGAALATVAAYDIKKTFENSALVTVISFAGPRVGNWSFRCELEKQGTKILRIVNSDDLITKVPGFVIENNEQSQFSDNIQVNNAAAGLGGWVQKLVEGQWVYADVGCELRLSSRDSPYLSGINIATCHDLKTYLHLVDGFVGSNCSFRATARKIINKNLGTV